From the Lepidochelys kempii isolate rLepKem1 chromosome 2, rLepKem1.hap2, whole genome shotgun sequence genome, one window contains:
- the CDH6 gene encoding cadherin-6 isoform X2, which translates to MFKNLDAVGKLQDNPKQSSRVPVFIKILDVNDNAPEFAMFYETFVCENAKAEQLIQTLSAVDKDDSFSGHQFSFSLAPEATSGSNFTIQDNRDNTAGIFTRRNRYNRHEMSTYLLPVVISDSDYPVQSSTETVTIRVCACDRRGKMQSCNAEALIHPTGLSTGALIAILLCIIILLVTVVLFAALKRQRKKEPLIISKEDIRDNIVSYNDEGGGEEDTQAFDIGTLRNPEAIEDNKLRRDIVPEALFMPRRTPAVRDNTDVRDFINQRLKENDTDPTAPPYDSLATYAYEGNGSVAESLSSLESVTTDGDQDYDYLSDWGPRFKKLADMYGSVDSDKDS; encoded by the exons ACAACCCAAAACAAAGTAGCCGGGTCCCTGTGTTCATTAAGATTCTGGATGTAAATGACAATGCCCCAGAATTTGCTATGTTTTACGAGACCTtcgtctgtgaaaatgcaaaggCAGAACAG CTGATACAGACCCTAAGTGCAGTTGATAAGGATGATTCTTTCAGTGGACACCAGTTTTCATTCTCCTTGGCTCCAGAAGCAACCAGCGGCTCAAACTTTACAATCCAGGACAACAGAG ACAACACAGCAGGGATCTTCACCAGAAGAAACAGATATAACCGACATGAAATGAGTACTTATCTCCTGCCTGTGGTGATATCGGATAGTGACTATCCAGTCCAGAGCAGTACTGAAACAGTGACAATCCGAGTGTGCGCCTGTGACCGTCGGGGGAAGATGCAGTCTTGTAATGCAGAAGCCCTGATCCATCCAACTGGCCTTAGCACAGGGGCTTTGATTGCCATTCTTCTCTGCATCATTATATTGCTAG tTACAGTGGTGCTGTTTGCAGCTCTGAAACGGCAGCGGAAGAAAGAACCTTTGATAATTTCTAAAGAGGACATCAGAGACAACATTGTCAGTTACAACGATGAAGGCGGTGGAGAGGAAGACACCCAGGCTTTTGATATTGGCACACTGAGAAATCCTGAAGCCATAGAAGACAATAAATTACGCAGAGACATTGTGCCAGAAGCACTTTTTATGCCGCGCCGGACTCCAGCGGTACGAGATAACACCGATGTCAGAGATTTCATTAACCAAAGGTTAAAGGAAAATGATACAGATCCAACCGCGCCCCCATATGACTCATTAGCGACCTACGCGTATGAAGGTAATGGCTCTGTGGCAGAATCCCTCAGCTCTTTAGAGTCGGTGACTACGGATGGAGATCAGGACTACGATTACCTCAGTGACTGGGGGCCTCGATTTAAAAAGCTGGCGGATATGTACGGCAGCGTGGACAGTGATAAAGACTCTTAA